Genomic DNA from Pongo pygmaeus isolate AG05252 chromosome 16, NHGRI_mPonPyg2-v2.0_pri, whole genome shotgun sequence:
tgaCATTAGGAAAATAAGAGCATTCTGTAAGATAGCTGAAAAAGCTGATATTTATACACTGAAGTCATAATTGTTGTCTTTTAGAAGTTAGAGATAATAAGAATTTGAGTTTAGAGTCAAAAGGGTCAACCTCCATCAAATACTAATATTCTAATCAAAGAATTACTTAGGCagacgtgatggctcatgcctgtaatcccagccctttgggaggctgaggcaggcagaccacaaggtcaggagatcgagaccatcctggctaacacggtgaaaccccatctctactaaaaatactaaaaattagccaggcgtggtggcgggtgcctgtagtcccagctactcaggaggctgaggcaggagaatggcatgaacccaggagatggagcttgcagtgagccgagatcacgccactgcactccagcctgtgcgacagagtgagagactgtacctcaaaaactaaaacaaaaacaacaattacTTAACTTTAGGATGCTCTAATAATTAGAATTGATAGTGGTTTGTGAACAGATAAATCACTTGAAtagaagagaacccagaaataaacccaaatgcttCTAGGGGAGTGTAGTATATTATAAACATGACATTTTAAACcaatgaggaaaagaaatcatttgcaGCTCACCCCACCATAGGCAGCAGGAATAGGAAGTCATTGGAAGAATAAAAAGACGGTAAGAACAGAACAGAATTGTAGAACAGTACGTTTCTTGCTTCCccatttttcaaagtattttttgctttttcacaaATGTaagtgtaattttgttttctaaaagaatactaattcttttttctctttcttagatGAATGACAAAAATTACATCTTTTGAAAAAGAGTTGTTAGAAAAAAGCCTTGGCTGCTTGTGGGGGAAGTGACAACACAGAAGAGACCAGAGAAGAGCCTCCTGGAGGAGAGCTGCGCTTTGACCATGCTGTCCGGATGGGTGTAGTGTGCTCTTCTGCAGAGTGTTCACTTCTCTGCTTTTTCTATGGTCCCATTTCATAGAAAGATTTGAGGTGACGTTTCTTTccctcaactttttattttaaaaacttgcaaaCACAGAAAAGTTGATAAAATCatgcagtgaacatatgtatgCTATTCAACTGGATTCACTAGTTAACGTTTTGtcatatttgttttctctcttccatGTATGGAAGATTGTATATGTGCCCTTCTTCCCCCTGAATGATTTCAAAGTAAGTTGGCAGTATCAGAGCATTTCACTGTTAAGTACTTTTGCAGATATCGTCTAAGAACCAGGACATTCTCCTATATAATCACAATGCCATTAATCCACCCAAAAATTTTAACTTCAATACACTAATGATATCTAATGTATGGATTATAATCAGCTTTCTGGCAGTAATCTGTTTAGAAGGCTTGCATCCTGTCACTGTCCACCGATTAAATTTTGAACTCTAACTTGAAACCCTGGTCATCTCATTGCCTTCTTTCTTATACCCATTAAATCCAAAGGAgctctcattttatttctacagaaaagagaatggaaaagaggGGAAGAGTCCCTAGTACCTTGGATAAAGTATGAGCACTTACTACCATATGTATTCTAGTTCTGTAGTTTTCAAACTTCAGGGAGCATCTCAAGGCTTATTAAAGCACAGATAGCTGTCCTTCCCCACTTTCTGATTCAGGAGGTGTGGGGCTGGCCCAGGAATTTGCATGTCTAACAAGTTCCCACATGTTGCTGATGCTGAGGGTCTAAGGAATACAATGCGTGAACCCGTGGTTTAGTGGATATCCACCTAATGAATACATgttgtatttccttttgcacctgTGATTACAGAGGAAACACCTTTCGACTGGAAGATATCATTAAACAGAGGATAAGAGATCAGGTCAGTAAGaattaaatttaacttaattGAAATGTCACTCAAAAGTTTAGAAATAATATgacaggccagacacagtggctcatgcctgtaatcccagcactttgagatgccaaggcagatggagcacttgaggtcaggagttcaagaccagcctgtccaagatggtaaaactccctctctactaaaaatacaaaaattagctgggcatggtggtgcatgcctatagtcccaggtactcaggaggctgaggcaggggaatcgcttgaacttgggatatggaggttgcagtgagctgagatgcgccactgcactccaacctgggcaacagagtgagactccatctcaaaataaataaataagataaaaataaaaataaagggaagatgGGGCTGCTTTGTGTACTGCATGTCCCGAAAATGGGCTGATTTCTCTCAAGAGGCAGGGATTTAAGCTCTGTAGCCTACATGGGATAcatacaggagaaaaaagaagaaaaagaaaagaaatgtaaatataaataaatgaaaataacacttCTCCATGATTATAAAGGAAATCACATTGTTTTTGCAATAATTTGGatgacaaaatataaagaaaaatctttaattttgccACTCAAAACATTCCGGTTTGTTGCTTTTCACAATTTTTatgctataaacattttaaaaagtagaatcataGTACATGGTCTTTTGTCACTTACTATATTTTAAGCATGTTTCTATGGGAGAAATATATCCTGGCATCATCACTTTTAATCGCTGGGTGTATGGTAAGTGAATGATCGCCACCCCAGAGGTGAATTTcctggtatatatattttaatggacTCGAGTGAGGATTTTTACACtgaattcatagaagtagaatttctagaggaaaatagtataaaacagttttaggatttttaaaagaaatgttgaaatcaTCCTATAGGAAAATTGGTTGGGTTTAGACTCCCACCAGCAGGGACAGAGCTCCAGGTTCCCCCTTCCATTTGTCATCTTCACTGGTCTTTAAGCAGAAaatctcattgttttcattacCTTTCTTTGATTTCTAGCGCTTTTgaatctttttcatttgcttactGGCCATCTTTATTCTTGTGGGAGGTGCCGGTTTCTCCATTGTCCATTTTCTGCTggaaatcattcatttttttttctgagtaattttaaagatttctttataGGCTAAGGATACAAACCTTTAATCTGTCATTGAGGTTACAAAGACCTTCTCCCAGTAAGTAATTTgtcatttcactttatttatttattttttgctagcaAAGCACCAAAGTcaaatttcacttaatttttatccTGCTGAATGAACACATTTTAACTTAATGATTTTAGTGGAAACAGGAGCAGGACAGAATGTAATAActagatcttgctctgtcaccctaactggagtgcagtagcatgatcatagctactgcagcctcaaacttctgggctcaagtgattttcccacctcagccgcccaagtagctctaggactacaggtgtgtgccaccaagcccagctaatttttaaatttcctttgtaGAGATATGaattcactatgctgcccaggctggtcttgaactcctgacttaccCCACCTTGGCTTGCCAATATGCTGGGAGTAGAGGCGTGAACTACTGCTCCCGGCCAAGAGCTTACTTGTGTTTGCTAGTGAGATTCTtggtatctttttatatttgaggCTTTCGTGCTAGTGCTGAAGTATTACACTCACCATCTGAGGTTTACAGGACTTTTGTTTTAATGTTGAATAGAGGGAACTGTTTAGTTTTGCACCTTTGCAAGTATACAAAATGTGCCTACCAGGACTTTGCTTTATATCCATTGAAAAGCAAGAAGTAACACAGTAAAGGTATGCCTGGCTACAGGCTGTGGAAGAATGGAGTATTCTGGTTTAATTCTATTAACTTGGAAGGATGaaggtgaaaaaaattcaaaactttaatttcctgttgaatgcaatttgaaaatatagcCAGTGACTCCACTTTTCTTCTCTATAAGTTTGGACATTCAGATCTACGTTGTCTTTTATCATAGAATTCCTAGTGCGCCAGAGTCTTATATTGTGAAGATCCTTTTCTAAAACTTTAGATGTAAGAGGATAGAAATGATATTGGATGAGATCAGGCTGGATGAGAACTGAtacctgtaaatatattttttagatgaaatctCTGATTGCCACACGTTTTCTTATtgaactcataaaaataaaacacactggcTGGAGGGTGGAAATAGGAAGgagatttatgtcttttaattgcatGTCATTGTTTCATATCGAGACAGAACATATAGTATCCCTGGCTTTGGACCTAtagaaggaaacacatttttctacctGCTGTATGGCAGAGGTTCCTGAACACCTGGACAGCTTATTGCAGCACGGATTGCTGGGCCctactccagagtttctgattcatcaggtctagggtggggcctgagaatttacaTTTATAAGAAGTTCCCAGGTGCTCCTGGTCCAGAGACTATATGTTTGAGAGCCACTCTTACATACTAACTGTAAATTGTAGAACTCTATAAAAAAGCTTAGTTTGGTCTGAGATAAGAAGCACACAGGTAATGGAGcaaatcatgaaaaagtcaaCCCTTGATCCCAGGTAACAAGTAATACACAGTGACAAAACACAATTCTTGGTTTTCATGATTGCAAGTCATAGCCAAGCATCTAGTgagaaattcagtttcattttcagGGCTTAGAGGCCAGgtgattctagaaaaataggATTTAGTGATTAACCTCATGAGAGTGGGAGTTATTTatgtcctttttctctccccCATCACTTACCATTTAGCCTTACATTAGAAGGGTCCTGTATTTGCTTTAACCCTGTAAAGAACTTTGAGTGCTTATTAAACagaaagctgtgtgtgtgtgtgtgtgtgtgtgtgtgtgtgtgtgtgtttatgtatatatttagagacagagtctcattctgtaacccaggctgaagtgcagtggcatgattttggctcactgcaacctctgcctcacaggttcaagggattctcctgcctcagcctcccaagtagctgggattacaggcacctgccaccatgcccagctacttttgtatttttagtagagacagggtttcatcaggttggccagtctggtcttgaactcctgaattcgggtgatccacccaccccagcctcccaaagtgctgggattacaggcatgagccatcacgcctggctcaaaagctttgtgtttttaaagatattagacatgtttcttgttttttttttttttttaaacttaacactaatgtaggagaataagagaaagtttttctgaaaaagagaaaacattgtgATTACTTTATCTTATTGGAATGTTGGATactaaagtctgctttatcaatCATCAAGCACagtataaaatttccattttaataggaTTTGTACCTCAATTGAGgtaataaagttttaaagtttttcaagTGAAAGCCAGCCCCGCCCCTCTCCTGGAGTGGGCGGGGACAGCAGTTGCAAGGGCAGCTTTCCTTGTGACAACACAGGTCCTTCATGACACGCTGCTGTCTGGCCACgcctctttttcctttcatctttctcattggCCAATGGGCTTCAAGCATTGAGGCCACGCCCCTATTCTGCATTCTAGTGCAGCCCTGGTTACGCCTCCTCTGGCTCAGTCACACAGCGACGTAGAGGTGACTGGAGGTGTATAGTTGTCCTCACCTGGATCATGCTGATGTGGCCCCAACCCCACATCCCTGAcaatccccacctccctacccatccccacctccctacccaccctcacctccctacccacccccacctccctacccatccccacctccctacccacccccacctccctacccacccccacctccctacccatccccacctccctacacacccccacctcactacacacccccacctccctacacacccccacctccctacccacccccacctccctacacacccccacctccctacacacccccacctccctacccacccccacctccctacccacccccacctccctacgcACCCCCACCTCcttacacacccccacctccctacccacccccacctccctacccacccccatcTCCCTACGCACCCCCACCTCcttacacacccccacctccctacccacccccacctccctacccatcccCGCCCCCCTACCcaaccccacctccctacccaacCCACGATGTACAAAGAAACCCGACAGAACAAATTGGCCGAGGCCAAGGAAAAGGTAAACGCACCAGCACCCCAACCCAAGTTGAGGCCCCCTCTGACAGCTGAACTGCTGCCAGTCTGTGTCACTCCTGAGGCACACCGGGCTGGGCCCCCCCAGTACCTCTGGGATCCCCACACCAAAATCTTGTCAGTCAGCCCAACCCCCACATGagtcctgcccctgccctgcccggcACCCCAGGGTGACTTTGAGCAGGTGACTCCCGGGGCTTCCAACTCCATACTCTGCCCTTACCTCCTGCTACCCCAAAcccgacctccctgggctctttgGGCTCACATCTCCAAGGACCTGGGTGCCCCAGAACCTGCCCTCACCAGTTGCCACAGGGTGACTTTGGGGATGTGACTCCTGGGGCTCCTTGCTCCTTACTTGGCCCTCACCTCCTGCCGCCCCAAGCCTGACCTCCCAGGGCTCTTTGGGGTCACGTCTCCAAGGACATGGGTCCCAATTTTGTGACCCCCCTCCCCAGTCTCAAAGCGGCAACTTGGGCATTGCACTCATgtgtcccccccacccccgccactccaccgaggagtggaatgtagtgatgtcACAGTCCCTCTACAAACTGTCATTACTACCACAAGACCGGCCTTTGGTCTTAGTACCCAGTCCCCTAAGTGTTCTTGCCCACTTCTGTTTCCTCTGGTTACAGCACAGGTTTCCAGCTGGAAGGGGAATGGGGACCGTGGGACCTAGAAGAGAGAGGTTTCAGGCTGCCTGACTTCCTTACCACAGACATTGACAGTGTGAAAAGCCTACACCTCCCCCATGAGCTCCACATGTTGACAGTGTCTCTGGGTGGCAATGGGAGAACGGGTTGGGTTGGGTTTTCTCCCAGGCTTCTACTCTCCAGAgagactttaacattttttctgagttctgCACCTCAGATTTGAATTCTCCATTGTTCTGGGACCAGAGTGCCCCTCAGTCACTGGTTTCTGGAGTGAGATCTGCTTATCTTCTGTGGAACAGATCTTGGGAAACTGGACTTGACAGCTTGAGTCTTCCTCATCTCATCTCAACCTGGGGTACTTTGAGTGCCACAGGATAAATATGGGGCATCTTTCTGAAGCATCAGTTTCCCTTGATTCTATTGAGAGATGAAACATTAATGTACTTAGGGATGAAAGTCACATAGATTTATAAGAGTATACAAGACTTCTCTCTGAAATGAGGCTTGGGTTGTCCTCTTTCTGCTAAATTCCCGGATTTAACAGAaaggctgccttctgccatgaggataCATTGATGTAAAGGTTTGAGAGGTACTGGTGTACTTCTTAACATTAACAGATGTGTGAGGGTGTACAGTTCCTGCCTacttaatatttgcttttctacctctgtctctggttttggtccctggcagctgctgatTTGTGGCAAAATCCCAGAGCTCAGAGTCAGAAAACTGAGTTTAAGTTCCattactgccttttttttcagCCATGGTATCAATCTCTCTCAGTCACTAAGTGATTGTGACAACACTTCCTACAGTTGGTGGCATTAAATCAGATGGTCTATAAGAGTATTTAGTATAAACTGTAAAGCAGGATGTGACTGTAGGAGCTTGTAGTTCTCATGAGTATCACTGCTCTTCCTTTCCACAGTTGAGAGACCATCATGCCCAGACCAACCCTAGTGTTGGTGCAGGAGCAAGTGacaccaaaaagaagaaaataaataatggcacTAACCCTGAGACAACCACTTCTGATGGTTGCCACTCACCTGAGGATGTGAGTCTTGGCTGGCCAGGCTCCTGGGGACAGAGGGCCCAAGGGGTGGTGGAGGGTAATTGTTAAGATTGTGGAAGAACTGCCAGGTACTGGTTAAGaattctggatttgaatcctaccTCTCCATCTGCTAGGGATATGATTtagggcaaattgcttgagctctttgggcctctcttttcacatctgtaaaacaggagtggtattgttttacttgtatttgtgaagtttaaatgagatttatCATTGTGTTTTTATGTTAATCCCTAGTCCAGGGCCTGCTGTAAACTCTCCTTCTTGGGCATGCATTTCCTGAGGTAGAGTTAGAGAGTATCAGAGGTTTCTGTTAGCTCTGAGAGCCTGACAGTTAAAGGCCCACTAGAATGGAAACCTCAGGGCCAAGGACTCCTGTCTGCCTTTTCTGACCTCTATCCCCGCTGTGAGGAATGGTCCCTGGCCCGTATGTGCTCaacgtttgctgaatgaatgcacCTTTCTAAATCACAAGCTGGCAGAAGGGTGGGCTTTTCTCACACTCCATCTCTGAAGGTTTCTGTTACTGTCTTTTCAAGAGAATCTAGTTTCAGACTTTGAGTTCCGTGGCTGTGGgcaaaaaccaacaaagacccaAATCCTTCTTCTTTGGGAGTTGAGGAGAGTTGACCAGTTCGTGTTCCCATTGGGTCTGAGAACTGTGCCTTTTAAATCCATTCCTGACCCCTGCCTACCGCTTCCTGGCCTGGGGAATAGAGTCGAGGGGGCCACCCTCAGTCACCTTCCTTTGACTCTCCCCACAGAAACAACAGAACGGAGCTCAGCTGGAAGAAGTAACGTGATTTCTTTGTTTGCTCACGACATGACCGCTGGGTTTGGGGGCACTCAGATGTAGAGGTCCCAGTCTCATCTCCCCCACTCCTAGCCTGGGGAAGAAGGCTCACCCCCCttattccaccccatccccacagggTCCCTGATAAACTGGTCCCATgggtgggcctgtcctggggcaGTGGTGCCATTCTGGGGGCATGTCTCTTgctgtgccatctctgcctcctcctagcaagagctctgtcttcctctttctataggaaaagaAGGCAAACCACCAACATCAGGAAGCTCTAAGGAGGGAGctagaggtgagtggagggtgtgaagttccctcctgtcctctggggaatgtttctttgcttctctttcagcatttgcttgtcttttctCCCAAAGGCCCAGGTTCATACCATACGAATCCTTACATGTCAGAAAACCGAGCTTCAGACGGCACTCTATTACAGCCAGCAAGCTGTCAAGCAGTTGGAAGGTGGGAATCTGGCACCCCGTCATCCTTGAACCTGGCACTTTGACAGGCCTTTAGGGGGAGTCCTTTGGGCCACATCTGAATGTCTCTCATTCCAGGAGAGGCCAGGGATCTGAACGGCCGCCTGCATGATTCATGGAAGTTTGCAGGAGAGTTAGAGCAGGCTCTCTCTGCCGTCACTACACAGAAGGAGAAGGCGGATAAGGTGAGTCCAACCACTGCCCCATACCCTGGGAGCCCAGCTTCGCAGATGGAGGAGTGAGCCTAAAGTTCCCTTCTGTAGGATGGAGTGTCCTGCCCAGAAGGCAGCATTGccatttcttgctgcttttgtgTGTGGTTGTTAGAGGCAGACTGGGGCTGAGTGGGCTGCTGCGGATGAGTTGGGGAGCACTGTGGGGAGCGAGCACTGGACATAGAGCTCAGAGGCCAAGTGCCCGCCCTGCCCATCCTTGGCTGTGGCCTTGGCCAAGTCCTAAGTGGCGGTTAGGGTACTTGTACCATAAAGGTGCAGAAGAGTATCTTGAGTATGTTATTATTTGTGTGGAGAGAGGGAgcaggtatatatgtgtgtgtgtgtatgtattatggtaatatacataaaacatgtttgtaagaattcattaaaaaaactcAGGATAGAGGCACAGTGTGGGGGGGAGATATTTCCCTTCTGGACTTTCTGAGTTTTGGACTATGCGAACGTATCATCCTTTCAAAAATTCAACAAAGGATTAATTTCCTCCTTCTTAACTGTGCCCCTACCTCCAGCGAAAGAATGGGCTTAGAGAATCAGATATACCTGGGTGTTGAAATCCCAGCTGTAGGTGATCTTAGGCAGCACTTAACCTTTAATACCACATGTTTTTCATCTACACAATAGAGATAATAATGGTAACCATCTCCTATGgaggttatgaggattaaataggattattagcatagtgcctggtgaAGCACTCAATAAAGGTTCTAACAGTGGTAGTAATAAGACTAATAACAATAGCAGTATTATCTGATCTCTCTGGGCCCCTGTTAGCCAGCCCTAAATTCAGTCTCTTTCCCTGTCCCTTCCACCTTCACTgagttctttgaaaaacaaatgaggGCCGGGTGctctcactcatgcctgtaatgccagcactttgggagcccgaggtgggtgggtcacctgaggtcaggagttcaagactagactgaccaacatgaagaaactccatctctactaaaaatacaaaattagccgggtgtggtggcacacgcctgtaatcccagctactcgggaagctgaggcaggagaatcacttggacccaggaggcggaggttgtggtgagccaagattacgccattgcactccagtcagggtagcaagaatgaaactctgccaaaacaaacaaacaaacaaacgaaaaacaaaTGAGACCATGGGCTTAGAAATGCCTTGAGAACATGTCAGGTGTGATTGAGAGTGAGGGAGTGTTACTGTGGAGTAGTCACAGTAGCTGTTGTTCCTGGTCATCCAGCTACTCCTCTGCCTGCTCTGTCTTGACTTAACCTTTCTCTATTTGCAGTACATCGAGGAGTTAACAAAGGAGAGGGACACCCTGAGTCTGGAACTGTACAGGAACACGTAGGAtgggggaaggtggaatgggaggtCTGGGGGCCCTTAGCGTGGGtggtgtgctgggaggtggggggtacAGGTGAGCATGGGGAGAGGCTCCTACAGGTTTTCATGGGTGCACAGGGAAGCTCTAGTTCAGGCTGTGCCACTGACTCATGGGGTAGCCTCAGGCAACTCATGTCTTCTCTCTGGCCTGCCACCTGGGACTTTTAATTCCTGGGGTCCCTACCAATGCCACGGTTCTGTGGTTGTGGGTTGAAAGTAGAGGGTTGATCACCAAAGCGGTCCTTTCtgttcttcattcattcctttctctaCTGCCTCTGGCCATAGCATAACCGATGAGgagctgaaggagaaaaatgccgaactacaagaaaaacttcgacttgtagaatctgaaaagtgTGAGATCCAGCTCAACGTAAAGGAgctaaaaagaaagctggagaggGCCAAGCTCCTGCTGCCACAGGTGAGCGGCTGCAGCCCTGGGGGTTGTGGGAGCCCCACCCAGCTGGGACCGGGGGGCGGGGTGGGACCAGCCCCACCCAGCTGGTCTAGGGATCATGCAAGGTATGGGGAGGCTCCAGCCAAGAGCTGGAAAATTTGGGTCCCTGTTCTGGTCCCACCATAGAATCCTCTAGAGTGTGCCAAAAATGTACAAATTGGGGCCCTGCCTGGGGAATCAGAATCTCAGAGTtagtgcttaaaatatttttttaaaggatactggatgaaaaccattattttatagattacatttatttatttatttatttatttatttattttgagttggagtctcactctttcgcccaggccagagtgcagtggtgcaatcttggctcactgcaagctccgtcccccgggttcatgccattctcctgcctcagcctcccaagtagctgggactacaggggcccatcaccacacccggctaattttttgtatttttagtagagacggggtttcaccgtgttaaccaggatggtctccatctcctgacctcgtgatccgcccacctcggcctcccaaagtgctgggattacaggcgtgagcccccgtgcctgtcctatagattacatttatatgGCTAGCTCATGAGTCTGTTTCCTTCTGAGGTTCAAACCAACACTTTCACTattccagcagcagctgcaggcgGAGGCTGACCACCTGGGTAAGGAGCTGCAGAGTGTGTCAGCAAAGCTCCAAGCCCAGGTGGAAGAGAACGAGTTGTGGAACCGCCTGAACCAGcaacaggaggagaagatgtggagccaggaggagaagatacgggagagggaggagaagatacgggagcaggaggagaagatacaagagcaggaggagaagatacgggagcaggaggagaagatgcggaggcaggaggagatgatgcgagagaaggaggagaagatacgggagctgGAGAAGATACACGAGCAGGAAAAGAtacgggaggaggaggagaagaggcaggagcaggagaagaTACGTGAgcaggagaagaggcaggagcaggaggagaagatgtggaggcaggaggagaagatacacaagcaggaggagaagatacaggagcaggaggagaagatgtggaggcaggaggagaagatgcacgAGCAGAAGAtacgggaggaggagaagaggcaggagcaggaggagaagatgtggaggcaggaggagaagatacgggagcaggaggagatgtggaggcagaaggagaagatgcac
This window encodes:
- the LOC134738380 gene encoding golgin subfamily A member 6-like protein 6 isoform X2, whose translation is MLMWPQPHIPDNPHLPTHPHLPTHPHLPTHPHLPTHPHLPTHPHLPTHPHLPTHPHLPTHPHLTTHPHLPTHPHLPTHPHLPTHPHLPTHPHLPTHPHLPTHPHLPTHPHLLTHPHLPTHPHLPTHPHLPTHPHLLTHPHLPTHPHLPTHPRPPTQPHLPTQPTMYKETRQNKLAEAKEKLRDHHAQTNPSVGAGASDTKKKKINNGTNPETTTSDGCHSPEDKQQNGAQLEEEKKANHQHQEALRRELEAQVHTIRILTCQKTELQTALYYSQQAVKQLEGEARDLNGRLHDSWKFAGELEQALSAVTTQKEKADKYIEELTKERDTLSLELYRNTITDEELKEKNAELQEKLRLVESEKCEIQLNVKELKRKLERAKLLLPQQLQAEADHLGKELQSVSAKLQAQVEENELWNRLNQQQEEKMWSQEEKIREREEKIREQEEKIQEQEEKIREQEEKMRRQEEMMREKEEKIRELEKIHEQEKIREEEEKRQEQEKIREQEKRQEQEEKMWRQEEKIHKQEEKIQEQEEKMWRQEEKMHEQKIREEEKRQEQEEKMWRQEEKIREQEEMWRQKEKMHQQEEKIREQEEKMWRQEEKIREQEKKMGRQEEKIWEQEEKMGRQEEKIREQEEKMHEQEEKMWRQEEKMHEQEKIREEEKRQEQEEKIWRQEEKIREQEKMWRQKEKMRKQEEKIREQEEKMWRQEEKIKEQEEKMHEQEEKIREQEEKMWRQEEKVRKQKDMMWEQEEKIREQEEMMQEQEEKMGEQEEKMGEQEEKKQEQEEKMRRQEEKMWEQEVRLQHQEEKMQELEEHLEAAIYRADDKNAKTINM
- the LOC134738380 gene encoding golgin subfamily A member 6-like protein 6 isoform X3, producing MLMWPQPHIPDNPHLPTHPHLPTHPHLPTHPHLPTHPHLPTHPHLPTHPHLPTHPHLPTHPHLTTHPHLPTHPHLPTHPHLPTHPHLPTHPHLPTHPHLPTHPHLPTHPHLLTHPHLPTHPHLPTHPHLPTHPHLLTHPHLPTHPHLPTHPRPPTQPHLPTQPTMYKETRQNKLAEAKEKLRDHHAQTNPSVGAGASDTKKKKINNGTNPETTTSDGCHSPEDEKKANHQHQEALRRELEAQVHTIRILTCQKTELQTALYYSQQAVKQLEGEARDLNGRLHDSWKFAGELEQALSAVTTQKEKADKYIEELTKERDTLSLELYRNTITDEELKEKNAELQEKLRLVESEKCEIQLNVKELKRKLERAKLLLPQQLQAEADHLGKELQSVSAKLQAQVEENELWNRLNQQQEEKMWSQEEKIREREEKIREQEEKIQEQEEKIREQEEKMRRQEEMMREKEEKIRELEKIHEQEKIREEEEKRQEQEKIREQEKRQEQEEKMWRQEEKIHKQEEKIQEQEEKMWRQEEKMHEQKIREEEKRQEQEEKMWRQEEKIREQEEMWRQKEKMHQQEEKIREQEEKMWRQEEKIREQEKKMGRQEEKIWEQEEKMGRQEEKIREQEEKMHEQEEKMWRQEEKMHEQEKIREEEKRQEQEEKIWRQEEKIREQEKMWRQKEKMRKQEEKIREQEEKMWRQEEKIKEQEEKMHEQEEKIREQEEKMWRQEEKVRKQKDMMWEQEEKIREQEEMMQEQEEKMGEQEEKMGEQEEKKQEQEEKMRRQEEKMWEQEVRLQHQEEKMQELEEHLEAAIYRADDKNAKTINM
- the LOC134738380 gene encoding golgin subfamily A member 6-like protein 6 isoform X1, giving the protein MLMWPQPHIPDNPHLPTHPHLPTHPHLPTHPHLPTHPHLPTHPHLPTHPHLPTHPHLPTHPHLTTHPHLPTHPHLPTHPHLPTHPHLPTHPHLPTHPHLPTHPHLPTHPHLLTHPHLPTHPHLPTHPHLPTHPHLLTHPHLPTHPHLPTHPRPPTQPHLPTQPTMYKETRQNKLAEAKEKLRDHHAQTNPSVGAGASDTKKKKINNGTNPETTTSDGCHSPEDKQQNGAQLEEEKKANHQHQEALRRELEAQVHTIRILTCQKTELQTALYYSQQAVKQLEGEARDLNGRLHDSWKFAGELEQALSAVTTQKEKADKYIEELTKERDTLSLELYRNTITDEELKEKNAELQEKLRLVESEKCEIQLNVKELKRKLERAKLLLPQQQLQAEADHLGKELQSVSAKLQAQVEENELWNRLNQQQEEKMWSQEEKIREREEKIREQEEKIQEQEEKIREQEEKMRRQEEMMREKEEKIRELEKIHEQEKIREEEEKRQEQEKIREQEKRQEQEEKMWRQEEKIHKQEEKIQEQEEKMWRQEEKMHEQKIREEEKRQEQEEKMWRQEEKIREQEEMWRQKEKMHQQEEKIREQEEKMWRQEEKIREQEKKMGRQEEKIWEQEEKMGRQEEKIREQEEKMHEQEEKMWRQEEKMHEQEKIREEEKRQEQEEKIWRQEEKIREQEKMWRQKEKMRKQEEKIREQEEKMWRQEEKIKEQEEKMHEQEEKIREQEEKMWRQEEKVRKQKDMMWEQEEKIREQEEMMQEQEEKMGEQEEKMGEQEEKKQEQEEKMRRQEEKMWEQEVRLQHQEEKMQELEEHLEAAIYRADDKNAKTINM